One Pantoea eucalypti genomic region harbors:
- the ompC gene encoding porin OmpC yields the protein MKRRVLSLMIPALLVAAGSANAAEIYNKDGNKLDLFGKVDGLHYFSDNSSSDGDQSYVRFGFKGETEISNQLTGYGQWEYQAALNNSEDQGTADSFTRVGFAGVKFGDAGSFDYGRNYGVAYDIGAWTDVLPEFGGDTYGADNFMYQRGNGMATYRNNNFFGLVDGWNFAVQYQGKNGNSSESPNGRDVLGQNGDGWGLSTTYDLGSGFGIGAATFQSDRTNDQNSETSGILGHGDKASVYTGGLKYDANNVYLAAMYSRSFNATRFGSTDSSAFGYADKADNWELVAQYQFDFGLRPSLAYVTSRGTDVQNWGTQNLKKYIDVGATYYFNKNMSTYVDYQINLLDDNAFTDAAGINTDDVVGVGLVYQF from the coding sequence ATGAAACGTCGCGTTCTCTCCCTGATGATTCCTGCACTGCTGGTTGCAGCAGGATCAGCAAACGCAGCTGAAATCTATAATAAAGACGGCAACAAATTAGATCTCTTCGGTAAAGTTGACGGCCTGCACTACTTCTCTGACAACAGCAGTTCCGACGGCGACCAGTCATACGTTCGCTTCGGCTTCAAAGGCGAAACAGAAATCAGCAATCAGCTGACCGGTTACGGCCAGTGGGAATACCAGGCAGCACTAAACAACTCTGAAGACCAGGGGACAGCAGACAGCTTTACCCGTGTTGGGTTCGCCGGTGTGAAATTTGGTGATGCGGGATCCTTCGACTATGGTCGTAACTACGGCGTAGCCTATGACATCGGCGCATGGACTGACGTGCTGCCTGAGTTCGGCGGCGATACCTATGGCGCGGATAACTTCATGTATCAGCGCGGTAACGGCATGGCGACCTACCGTAACAACAATTTCTTCGGTCTGGTGGATGGCTGGAACTTCGCAGTCCAGTATCAGGGTAAGAATGGCAACAGCAGCGAGTCACCGAATGGTCGTGACGTGCTGGGCCAGAACGGCGACGGCTGGGGTCTGAGCACGACCTATGATCTGGGTTCAGGCTTCGGCATTGGTGCGGCAACCTTCCAGTCTGACCGTACCAACGACCAGAACAGCGAAACATCAGGTATCCTCGGCCATGGCGATAAAGCGTCAGTGTATACTGGCGGTCTGAAATATGACGCGAACAACGTCTATCTGGCAGCGATGTACTCACGCTCCTTCAACGCAACCCGCTTCGGCAGCACCGACTCTTCAGCGTTTGGTTATGCGGATAAAGCGGATAACTGGGAACTGGTTGCGCAGTATCAATTCGACTTTGGTCTGCGCCCATCTCTGGCCTACGTGACCTCACGTGGCACCGATGTTCAGAACTGGGGCACACAGAATCTGAAAAAATATATCGATGTTGGCGCGACGTATTACTTCAACAAAAACATGTCTACCTATGTTGATTACCAGATCAACCTGCTGGACGACAACGCCTTCACCGACGCGGCCGGTATCAATACCGACGACGTGGTGGGTGTAGGCCTGGTTTACCAGTTCTAA
- the apbE gene encoding FAD:protein FMN transferase ApbE, with protein MMSYKINLLFMSILILTAAGCDQSAPTTAMVLEGKTMGTVWRVSLAGVESKRKAALQQRIQQQLDADDAELSTWKPDSALSRFNQSRDLSPQPVSENMADIVTTSLRIGRKTGGAMDITVGPLVNLWGFGPTKQPIHTPDVAQIAAARAQTGLQHLRVLQGADGQWLQKDLPELYVDLSTVGEGFATDHLARLMEQLGINNYLVSVGGAVLSRGLNAQQQPWRVAIQKPTDQENAVQARVSLQGHGISTSGSYRNYYELDGKRISHVIDPVTGRPIEHKLVSATVIATTALEADGWDTGLMVLGTEKAKALAIEQHLAVYLISKQGDKFVSWMSPQFAAFLIPAESGEP; from the coding sequence ATGATGAGTTATAAGATTAATCTGCTGTTTATGTCGATTTTAATTCTGACGGCGGCGGGCTGTGATCAATCAGCACCGACAACAGCGATGGTGCTGGAAGGAAAAACCATGGGCACCGTCTGGCGGGTGAGCCTGGCGGGTGTTGAGAGTAAGCGTAAAGCGGCCTTACAGCAGCGGATTCAGCAGCAGCTGGACGCGGATGATGCTGAGCTCTCCACCTGGAAGCCGGACTCTGCGTTATCGCGCTTTAACCAGAGCCGTGACCTGTCACCGCAGCCGGTGAGTGAAAACATGGCGGACATTGTCACGACCTCGCTGCGGATTGGCCGTAAAACCGGCGGGGCGATGGACATTACCGTCGGTCCACTGGTTAATTTATGGGGCTTTGGCCCGACGAAACAGCCCATCCATACACCGGATGTAGCCCAAATTGCCGCCGCCCGTGCGCAGACCGGATTGCAGCATCTGAGAGTGCTGCAGGGTGCGGATGGACAATGGTTGCAGAAAGATTTGCCAGAGCTCTATGTCGATCTCTCGACGGTGGGTGAGGGCTTTGCCACCGATCATCTGGCACGGCTGATGGAGCAGCTCGGTATCAACAACTATCTGGTGTCAGTCGGCGGTGCCGTGCTGAGCCGGGGTCTTAATGCGCAACAGCAGCCGTGGCGGGTGGCGATCCAGAAACCCACCGATCAGGAGAATGCGGTTCAGGCACGCGTGAGTCTGCAGGGACACGGTATCAGTACATCCGGCAGCTATCGCAACTATTATGAACTGGACGGCAAGCGCATTTCTCATGTGATCGATCCCGTTACCGGACGACCCATTGAGCATAAACTGGTTTCTGCCACGGTGATTGCCACCACGGCGCTGGAAGCCGATGGCTGGGACACCGGACTGATGGTGCTCGGCACCGAGAAAGCCAAAGCGCTGGCAATTGAACAGCATCTGGCGGTCTATCTGATCAGCAAGCAGGGCGATAAATTTGTCAGCTGGATGTCGCCGCAGTTTGCTGCTTTTCTGATTCCCGCTGAATCCGGAGAACCCTGA
- the alkB gene encoding DNA oxidative demethylase AlkB: protein MLDLFSEEQPWQEPLAEGAVILRRRARDDAEALYQQILAIADQNPFAHRITPGGHRMSVAMTNCGDFGWSVDSRGYNYQQQDNLNGRKWPPMPPLFRELAQQAAAEAGFPGFNPDACLLNRYEPGAKLTLHQDKDEKDLHQPIVSVSLGLPAVFQFGGFERGDSTQRVLLEHGDIVVWGGPSRLRYHGILPLKPGVHPLAGAWRYNLTFRRAF, encoded by the coding sequence ATGTTAGATCTTTTTAGTGAAGAGCAACCCTGGCAGGAGCCGCTGGCGGAGGGGGCCGTGATCCTGCGGCGCCGCGCACGTGATGACGCAGAGGCGCTGTATCAGCAGATACTGGCGATTGCGGATCAGAACCCCTTTGCCCATCGCATTACGCCGGGTGGCCATCGCATGTCGGTGGCGATGACCAACTGCGGCGATTTTGGCTGGTCGGTGGATTCACGCGGCTACAATTATCAGCAGCAGGATAACCTCAATGGCCGCAAATGGCCGCCCATGCCACCGCTGTTTCGCGAGCTGGCGCAGCAGGCCGCGGCGGAGGCGGGCTTTCCTGGCTTTAATCCGGATGCCTGTCTGCTTAATCGCTATGAACCGGGTGCGAAGCTGACGCTGCATCAGGATAAAGATGAGAAAGACCTGCACCAGCCCATCGTTTCGGTGTCGCTGGGTCTGCCGGCCGTGTTTCAGTTCGGTGGCTTCGAACGGGGCGACAGCACCCAGCGTGTGCTGCTTGAGCATGGTGATATTGTGGTGTGGGGCGGGCCGTCGCGCCTGCGTTACCACGGCATTTTGCCGCTTAAGCCAGGCGTGCATCCGCTGGCCGGCGCCTGGCGTTATAACCTGACATTTCGTCGCGCCTTTTAA